The segment GCCCTGCTTTCCGCCTGGCTGGACGCGGACCACCTGCGTCGCATCGGGCGCCGTGCGGCCAAGGTGGAAATGGATTACCGCGACCTCGCCCTGGAGCGGGCGCGGGGCCAATATGAGATGGAGTACCGCACCAACCTGGGCGATTCCATGGCCAAGACCATGGAGGCGAAGCTTGCCGCCCGCAGCGTGGAATACCGCCTGGCCCTCGCCCTGGCGCGCATCGAGGCGCTGGTGGGGCGTCCCCTTTCCCAGTTGGCGCAAGGCAAAGGAGCACAACCGTGATCAAGCATTTCGTCTGGTTTGCAGCCTGGATGGCAACCCCCGTCCTCGCCGCGGAGGTGGCCGCCACCCTGCAATGGTCCCAGCGCGTGGAACTGGGGGCGGCCGCCTCGGGCATCGTGCAGAACGTGACGGTGCAGGCGGGTGACCGCGTGCGCAAGGGGCAGAGCCTCCTGAGCCTCGATGCCAGCGCCTTCGCCGCCCAGGTGGCCGAGGCGCAGGCCGCCCTGGCCCAGGCGGAGGAGGAAGAAAAGGATGCCAAGCGCAACCTGGACCGGGTGCAGGAACTCTACAACCGCACGGTGATCGCCGCCACCGAACTGGAAGCGGCGCAATTGCGCCACAGCCGCGCCAAGGCGCAGCGCGACGCCGCCCGGGCGCGGCTTGCGGCGGCGCAGAAACAATTGCGCGATGCCTCGGTGCGCGCGCCCTTCGATGGCGTGGTGCTGGCCCGGCTGGTGGAACCCGGTCAGGTGGTGGCCAGCGCCCTCAAACCAGAGCCCCTCATCGTCCTTGCCCGCGCCGGCGAAATGGTGGCGCGGGGAACGGTGGGACTGTCCCGGCTGCGCCAGCTTGCCACCGGTCAGAAAGTGGAAGTGGAGGTGGAAGGCCGGCGCTATGCGGGCCGTATCCGCGCCCTGGGCCTGGAACCCGACGGGGGGAAGGGTGAGTATCCCATCGAGGTCGTCTTCCCGGTGAAGGAGACGCTGCGCGCGGGGCTTCCCGCGGTCATCCATCTGCCGGAGTAGTCACGCTCAGGGCAGTGATTTCGGCAAGGAACGACAGACGCCGCTTCAGCCGGAATGTTGGGCGGTGTTCTGCCCGGCCGTGCGCGGGTTGTCGGTGTAGTGCCACGCCCAGCGCGTCTTCCATGCCGCCAGCACCATGTTGGGATATTCCGCCTGCCCTAGGCTGCCGTTGTAGCGGCCGAGGGCGCGGAAGAGGTTGCCATTTTCCATGTCCAGGTAATGGCGCAGGATGGTACAGCCATAGCGCAGATTGGTGCGCAGATGGAAGAGGTTATGTTCGGGGGTGCCGATGAGTTTCACCCAGAAGGGCATGACCTGCATGTAACCCCGGGCCGAGGCGGAGGAGATGGCATATTTGCGGAAGCCGCTTTCCACCTCGATGAGGCCAAGCACCAGCTGCGGGTCGAGGCCGGCGCGGGTGGCCTCGTAGTGCACGGTGACGAGGAAATCCCGTCGCTCCTGGGGATCGGGCATGAAGCGCTTCAATCGCTCCGACATGGCGGCAAGCCAGGCCTCCGCTTCCCGCGGATTGGTGGTGACGACGCGCGGCGCGGCGGTATCCGCCACGCTTTTCGACAACGCTGCGCGCACGCTGGCGGACAGTTCCTCGTAAACCTGCGCGCCCGCCCAGGCCGCCAGTGGCAGGCCGCTTACGAGGCCGAAGCAGAGGTGCACGATGAGCTTCTTCATGGCTTGAGCGGAATTTCCCTGAGCAAAAACTCCACGGCGCCCTCGAGGGGAAGAATGCGGGCCTCTTT is part of the Burkholderiales bacterium genome and harbors:
- a CDS encoding lytic transglycosylase domain-containing protein, which produces MKKLIVHLCFGLVSGLPLAAWAGAQVYEELSASVRAALSKSVADTAAPRVVTTNPREAEAWLAAMSERLKRFMPDPQERRDFLVTVHYEATRAGLDPQLVLGLIEVESGFRKYAISSASARGYMQVMPFWVKLIGTPEHNLFHLRTNLRYGCTILRHYLDMENGNLFRALGRYNGSLGQAEYPNMVLAAWKTRWAWHYTDNPRTAGQNTAQHSG
- a CDS encoding efflux RND transporter periplasmic adaptor subunit → MIKHFVWFAAWMATPVLAAEVAATLQWSQRVELGAAASGIVQNVTVQAGDRVRKGQSLLSLDASAFAAQVAEAQAALAQAEEEEKDAKRNLDRVQELYNRTVIAATELEAAQLRHSRAKAQRDAARARLAAAQKQLRDASVRAPFDGVVLARLVEPGQVVASALKPEPLIVLARAGEMVARGTVGLSRLRQLATGQKVEVEVEGRRYAGRIRALGLEPDGGKGEYPIEVVFPVKETLRAGLPAVIHLPE